The region CGGCCCTGGCCCGGCGGCACGGTTCGCGCAGCGGTGGCGGCGACGCGGCCCTGTCCACGCTCGACGTCTGGGACCAGCATCTGGCCCGGGCCGGTGCCGAGTTGCTCGCCCAGCGGCTCGATCTGATCGCCGTGCTCCAGCCGCTCGCCGACAAGGCGTACGAGCAACTCGCTCCGGGCGGGGGCCCCGTGCTGCTGGAGTACCGCGGCTCGGCCGGTGAGGGGCTGACCGAGGCGGGCAGCCGCGAGGAGCTGTGCGAGCTGCTGATGGCCGCCCTGACCGAGGCCCGTAAGCAGGAGATCGAGCGCGGGGTCACGCTGGTGGGCCCGCACCGCGACGACCTGGTCCTCAAGCTGGGCCGGCTCCCTGCGAAGGGCTACGCCAGCCATGGCGAGTCCTGGTCGTACGCCCTCGCCCTGCGGCTGGCCTCCTACGATCTGCTGCGCACCGAGGCGGGCGAGCCGGTGCTGGTGCTCGACGACGTCTTCGCGGAGCTGGACGAGCGGCGCCGGGAGCGGCTGGCCGAGCTGGTCGCCCCCGGGGAGCAGGTGCTGGTGACCGCGGCGGTGGAGGATGACGTTCCGCAGGTGCTGTCCGGCACGCGCTATGCGGTGTCCGAGGGCGAGGTACGGCGCGTATGACCGACGGAATGACCGACGGAATGGACCAGCCTGCGGGGCCCTCGCCGGTGCCCGAGCCCTCGGGCGTCGATCTCGCGCGGGTGGCGCTGCGCGCCGCCAAGGAGCAGGCGCGCGCCCGGGGAGCCGCGGCACAGCAGAAGAAGCAGGCGCGCAGAGGGGGCTTGCGCTCCGGCGCGCGCGCCGATGGCCGCGATCCGCTTCCGCTCGGTGCGGCGATCAACCGGCTGATCACCGAGCGCGGCTGGGAGGCCCCGG is a window of Streptomyces violaceusniger Tu 4113 DNA encoding:
- the recF gene encoding DNA replication/repair protein RecF (All proteins in this family for which functions are known are DNA-binding proteins that assist the filamentation of RecA onto DNA for the initiation of recombination or recombinational repair.), which translates into the protein MHVTHLSLADFRSYTRAEVALDPGVTAFVGPNGQGKTNLVEAVGYLATLGSHRVSSDAPLVRMGAERAVVRAAVVQGDRQQLIELELNPGKANRARINRSSQVRPRDVLGILRSVLFAPEDLALVKGDPGERRRFLDELITARVPRMAGVRSDYDRVLKQRNTLLKTAALARRHGSRSGGGDAALSTLDVWDQHLARAGAELLAQRLDLIAVLQPLADKAYEQLAPGGGPVLLEYRGSAGEGLTEAGSREELCELLMAALTEARKQEIERGVTLVGPHRDDLVLKLGRLPAKGYASHGESWSYALALRLASYDLLRTEAGEPVLVLDDVFAELDERRRERLAELVAPGEQVLVTAAVEDDVPQVLSGTRYAVSEGEVRRV